In Perognathus longimembris pacificus isolate PPM17 chromosome 23, ASM2315922v1, whole genome shotgun sequence, a single genomic region encodes these proteins:
- the Pierce2 gene encoding uncharacterized protein C15orf65 homolog isoform X1, with protein METGCKPLQRIRGFHPRSRPSALSDIDRALSLIALNWLQDKKSASVSSSDMEMKCEPLPACVNPGNPVFSCMLDPKTICTRTSLSHPQMIMYKTNSGHYGEFLPKPQFFPCNYTPREDKFSNHIRATGIYQNNGLNTAPDRTRTLDCPNFQRTL; from the exons ATGGAGACGGGTTGCAAACCACTACAAAGGATTCGCGGTTTCCACCCGCGGAGTAGACCCAGCGCTTTATCGGATATTGATCGAGCCCTCTCTCTGATTGCTTTAAATTGGTTGCAG GATAAGAAAAGTGCTTCCGTTTCCAGTTCAGACATGGAGATGAAGTGCGAGCCGCTGCCTGCCTGTGTGAACCCTGGCAACCCGGTGTTCTCCTGTATGCTGGACCCGAAGACAATCTGCACCAGGacctccctctcccacccccagatGATTATGTACAAGACCAACTCTGGCCACTACGGCGAGTTTTTACCGAAGCCACAGTTTTTTCCCTGCAATTACACTCCGAGAGAGGACAAATTTTCCAACCATATCAGAGCAACTGGGATATATCAAAATAACGGTCTAAATACTGCCCCTGATAGAACCAGAACCCTTGATTGTCCTAATTTTCAACGTACTCTGTGA
- the Pierce2 gene encoding uncharacterized protein C15orf65 homolog isoform X2 encodes MTDLHWDKKSASVSSSDMEMKCEPLPACVNPGNPVFSCMLDPKTICTRTSLSHPQMIMYKTNSGHYGEFLPKPQFFPCNYTPREDKFSNHIRATGIYQNNGLNTAPDRTRTLDCPNFQRTL; translated from the exons ATGACTGACCTGCACTGG GATAAGAAAAGTGCTTCCGTTTCCAGTTCAGACATGGAGATGAAGTGCGAGCCGCTGCCTGCCTGTGTGAACCCTGGCAACCCGGTGTTCTCCTGTATGCTGGACCCGAAGACAATCTGCACCAGGacctccctctcccacccccagatGATTATGTACAAGACCAACTCTGGCCACTACGGCGAGTTTTTACCGAAGCCACAGTTTTTTCCCTGCAATTACACTCCGAGAGAGGACAAATTTTCCAACCATATCAGAGCAACTGGGATATATCAAAATAACGGTCTAAATACTGCCCCTGATAGAACCAGAACCCTTGATTGTCCTAATTTTCAACGTACTCTGTGA